CCCTCGCAGTTCTAGGGGGCCACAAAAACCTACATTTACCTTCCAAAACCTTCCATTTACTCTGAGAACTGCACCGTAGATCTGCAGCACTCATATATGCTCAAGACACAGCAGCATCAGGCTCTGCACACTAGAGGTTGCAGGACAGAGCTTCATGAGATCATCTCTAAGTATTCGgatttgtgtatgtttatgtataatgtatatattgtggAATTGATGGTGCACTGGCTCAGCAGCACATGGCAGTAAAAGCGGTTGTTGCAATTTCCACACACTGCACATGAACCCAGTGCATTCTCCAGGAGCCCTCAGCCCTTCTTTAATCTCATCGAAATATATTTTGAATCTGTCCAGATCCATAGTTTGGGTTTAAGATATGATGAAATCCAGACATGAGGCTGGGATGTCTCCAGTAACTTTATAGTACAGTAAGCTTTGTATCCAGTTGATCCCAACGCAACATGCTTGATAAAACAAGGACTTTGGGTCTGATataagaaagctctccaaggctggagagaatacactttcatcagtgaagctgggtgatccagcaaacctggaatggatctggtccaggattccaaacatttgcaagcaaatagcaaatctattccaggttttcttgattacccagtttcactgataaaagtgtattctctgcatcctttgagagctttaataaatcaggccctttgtctcgGTGGTGCAGGCACTGTTACCATATTGTCACTTCCAGCAATGTCAGTTGCAAGCATAGCATAAACTGCTGGGTCCTCTATGCACTGCTCACAGATTAAGGCGCACTCTTCTCCGTCTAGACATGTAGAAACAATGGATGCTTGGTTGCTTATTAAGTAAATTCCACGAGGAAGCTAAAGagaccagtgaagctggatgcaTGTGAATAATAAAGAGTAGAAGAGCTGCATTTCCCATTTTCAGAACAATATACTTGCACTTCTGTAGAGTTGCAAGTACAGACACCATACATGCATTTCTCCTGCTCCAGTACAACTGCATCTCCAGAGAAATCCTGGTATCGTTGAAGTAATGACAAAAGTATGGTCAAATACAACAGGGTGATAGTGgagatataataaagaaaattgttttcctattaaagcagacctatcaccacattcgTACATCATCAAGgtttttttattcacagttttTCAGGTGGCCCCTTCTCTTCCATCAgatggatatttttatattttattgtgatatttgtattttttaatgaaagttccccTAGGATTGGAgagtttataataatattagatagGGTTTAGTTTTATTGTACACTTACTAGCTCCATCTAGTGGTTAATAAACTAATGATTTGGCCTTTTTGATGGCCATGAATAACACTGTACCAAGTCTATCAAATTTACTTTGCACCAACATTTCTGGAGAATGAGCAGTCCAGATTGCTTCCGTTCAACACTTCTTTATTGCGGAAGGActggcaatgtccattctgcgaTAAAATCAATGTACCAGGctgacataaatatttttttttaaatattttatttttttagatttttagaaaaattaaataacaacaaAATTATTCAATATACAGACCTTATGATAAACATATACATAACCAAAAAGGAAGCTGATTTCACAGAATCATGTAGAAAGTACAATTCAGCAATAGTAACAGTCTGTTAATAAGAGATTAGCTCAAAAATTGCAATTGCCAAGTTTTGCAGAAGAGAGCACAATTTAGTAGAATGATCGAGTACACCTGTATATAACCCCTCCATTAACCATAAGGGTTACAACTTTATCTGTAAATCAAGATATTTCTAGACCTTCTCGAGGGTCTATCAAATTTTTGTACTCTGGGGAATCCTGAAACCCAATCCATGAGGACCTTATCTGAGTAAATTTCCCATTCCTTCCATGGCACTGAAGGCAGGGACGGGCTTTTAGTGGGATCCCATATTagtgggatacaggccttagcggctgtcaataaatgttttacagaacGTCAGATCGCCATGTACCGATAAATTCTGACATTTGATCCTGACTTTCAACCAGAAACCCTTATGTATAGGACACAACCAAAATATGCGAAATAGTGTTCCCTTGTCCCTGTTAAATCTTCAGCACAGCTCTGGGAAAAAGCAGTGAAGTTTGTCTGGAATTCTGTACCATCTAGATAGTATTTTGTACCCCAACGATTGGTAGCCATTGTGTACCGatgtatgttttattaacattcaCTTGCCCTTGTGCAAGTCAAACTGAAACGATGTAACATCCAAAAATTACTACAAAAGGGCAAACTCATAGACTTTATTGTTTCAGTTACATAAAGCACATACTTTACAGACCTCGAAATCTAATGCATAATAGataccaaaaaaaactaaaattgagtTTGTCCATCTTTCTTGTTGTGCCATGACCCCGATCCTAACTGGCCACAGTCAGCAGGACTTGCTCAGTTTAATGTGATTAAATACCTTTGACTGAAACAGTCTGTTGTGCATACTAAAAGGTGAATAGTTTGCCATCATGTGTTTTGGTAGGCTGTgagaatatatatctatatataggtAGGTACAAATATATAGGTAATAGGTAGGTAAAAAACCTTCTTTACATCCACCTACACAAAATACAAGCATTTAGCTATTGTACCAAAGGTCTAGCCCAACTGCAagggaaaattatttttcctatttagtaCTTGTAAGCAAGTTAGTATTTGTAAAGAATtcccaacatttatttatatattttaaaatgtcaaatacaCAAAAGTGTTTAGagcatttttacaaataaaagtatttttttttggtatttgcagCCTGCCCCTGCTCTTTCTGggcaaggcaggatagtggacgGTCAGCAATGGAAGACCAGGGCTGTCAGTGACAATACCATCTTGGAATCAAtgcctgctaaaaaaaatattattctatagaCTGCGGGCAGGAAATAATTAAGCAAGGGTGTGGAATAGAAACATAATTAACTACAAAGGCAAAACCTGTCTCCTTTGCACAATGCTATAAGAACCTTTGGGTGATGGAATCTGCCAACACTCACTTAATTCAAGGGCTGGGTTAAGCTGTGATATACATTTCCATGGACTTTTACTCATCTCTTATTCTAGTTTTCAAAAAACAAGTACACAATTTACATATGTTTGAAATGTTAAGTGGGTACACTattcattacaatatatatttatattttactcttCAAGAGAGACAACCCTAAATGTACAAAAACCTGCTCTGTGTCATGATTAGGCAGACATATACAAGATAAACATGTCtgatacaaacaaaaatatgctttattgctctttctacagtaaaataataaatggtagccaataattaaaaaataacttaatcTCTCCATCTATGTCCACACTGTGAattacaacatttataaaatgtagtcATCGGTTCATCAGCAGAACGAGTCTGGAGCTGCATGAAATAGGCACGTGGATGTTCACATTTCGGACATGTttctgaaataatataaaaagtaaaaaagattataatggagaacaaacaaaaaacagattactgtatatttttaatacattatgaAAAAACACTTATTGTAAAGGAAAGTGGGTGGATTGGTGCACAGCAATAATAACAAGCTAAAGCTCTGCTCAGGGGTTGCATATGAATGTCAACATTTTTTCACATAGAATAATATGATAGGCAAGcatcaataaacaaaaatgtataaaacctaGCTTAAATGCTGCTAAAATACAACCTGTAAGTAGTTGATTGgtaatattggtatttattgtttaagtgaacctgggtgacaaTAAAGGCAAATCAAaaggcttaggctacgtacacacgtcagatgattcttgtctgataatcgtgCTCATCGTCAGGACGGATCAAAGGACGAGGAACGATCATcattaaagtgaaggggagagagcgcagcagggtgccgctccattgttctccccctcccctctctatagggCAGAagggtgctttatgtacagcataattcatgcatcgtgcagtctatTGTAATTagaaaggactgtgaaagatcctttccaatgacaattattgcatgtgtgtacccagccttacccTAACTTAGCCCACCCCAGCAGCATACACCTATCCTGCTTCCACCAGagttatcattaatattaatattaaaaaacaggatttatatagcaccaacataatatgcagtgctgtacattaaataggggttgcaaatgacagacagatgtgTCGGAGTTTCAGGGACAAGACTATTGACTCCACAGGTGAAACAACTGATTAGCCCAGTGCTGAGTGAGATCCGCAAACTTGTCTATACCTGGAATTGGCATATTAAAAGGATAGACAGTGGCTAGATTCTTAAATGAGCTTGTAATCCCTTCACTACATAAATACGTAAGATTAGAGGCTAGATTTCCTGCAATGTATTATACAGCAGAAGGATAGTTCACAGTGATAGAACAGAGAGAAAGTCAAGTAAAGAGAATAATCAAATAGTGAACCACAAACCATCgtatcttttagattgtaagcgcctctcctcctgggtcattagttgtatctgtctgccatttacaacccctatttaatgtacagcgctgcttaacaTGTTGatcctatataaatattgttaatagttattaatttcaataatattaataataatctttaaatggGTGGTCTCAGTATTTCTTGCAGCTCTCCAATTTAGAGTGAAAAGATGTTACAAGCTTGATAACCTCACCTGCGTTTGCCAGTTTTTCCAACCCCAGGCACCATcgctttttttctgactttttttgggCAACACAGATCATACTTTTTGTACGCCTAACTTTCTATTATACTTTACAGTTAAAGGacatccaaggaaaaaaaaaatttaataatacacaGCTCTCAAAATAAAGAGAACTCTgaattcacatatcaaattttgATGACTgaaatattccagataaaaatctttgatatatatttatggtgTAAATGTTTTAGATCAAAATTACTCAAGAATGGTCAATGGGAACCAAAATCATTACCCGACTGAGGGCTGGATTTAAAATCACACTAAAAATCAAAGTAGAAGGTTGTTTacaccaaaggtggtaacccaGAGACTTTGAGAAGGGATAGTTTTCCGTGTGCCCAGCCTGGGAATTAcaatgagaaggtgagtttttagggatagagaaaggacaggcttttttagggcatggactgtttttttttataaaacaataaagttagGAGAACTAAGCTAGGCAACAAATAAGCGTATGGTACAGGTAGTttaggtcctgttcagacagcaatagttttgtttcccacccgacgcgtttcgcctaataaaaactcaccttctcattaAAAATCAAAGTAGAAACTGATTTTCATCACACAGACTTATTTAATGTCTCAGTAGTGTGTATGACTTTCACGTGCCGGTTTGCATTACTGATAATGTTTGGTCATGCTTGATGAGATGATGCATGGTGCTTTGGAGGGGGGCTGGGGATGTCTTCTTCCAGAACTGAGTCAGAGCTCCTGGACATTCTGCAACACTACTTGGCAGGTTTGGATGCACCGATAGTTAATGTCCCAAAGTCTCGATCTTGGATTTAGTTCTAGGGATTGTGGGGCATCATTGCCTTTGTCATCCAGGAACTGCCTACACATTCTAGGGTAGGGGGACAACACTTACTGTGACAGCAGTCCTGGAAGTTTATTAGGATTATTAGTGTGACCTGGAAGTTTATGAGGATTAGAAAACAACTAATCATTTTTAACTGTCCTGTATGAggctttgtaataaaatatgtcaCATACAATTTAAATCTATTAACACAAAACACAGTAAACAAGATCCACGTATATCAAACAATTATGACTAACCTGCAGTTGAATCAACATTTTCCCATGCTGCAGAGCCTCCCAAAACGTCATCAACTTCCTTGAGTTTAGGATACTTTCTGCTAGTGACCTGAggcacaataaacaaaataaactattaaCATATGGTATATATGGATAGGCATTACAATGCAGTGTACATAGTGCAGACACCCACTTAGGCCCAGTTTTTGTTGTGcttaaccttctgggcggttcatttctgtccagatttattgcattcaatacaggtattttgtattaaatgcaaaaaatgcaatacaaaatattttgaaaatccCGCCACGTCCTTAGCAGTGGCTGTCTGTATCAActtcaccaggaactcccggggaatgtcagcgcactcaCCGGTGGAAAGAtcgaggacgcggccagaggatgccCAGACACTGGAGTacaccaatgggaccaggtaaggctttattttttactttttttaactactccaagtgtgactctgggttaccgctttcagcttgttcttttttttttttcttaccccaagtcacactcggggttactgctggggaggttaaagaaaaactaaacttaaaacaagaaaaaaaacacacctttaatcccgcagatccctcgatggcactggtcatTCTTACGATCCGGGCCTACAttgaaaagggtgcagcacctcctctctgaagcgtacctaaactctgaatattcattttacataaaaggatagacaacctttATGCAAGGAAAAAATTCTGTTAGTTTGTGCaacacactttcttttttttaaaagggtgttgcacctccCCCTTAAATCTCGATCGCCCAGGAATGGGAGTGTCCTGGGATAGCTACGTCACGCATCTCATGAGGCTCTTGGCTGCATGGgaagaaggagccctttcatcaaaaagggaaaaaatgagcAGTGAGAGCAGCAAGTTTTGTtaccaatctacgtcacccaatctcgcgcctgcattgggtgatgtaggaagaaaaagccggaagaagaggagaagatgacgcAGGATGACATGGGACCCAAAAGAAGAAACCTTCTGACTAATGGACTGCTCTGGGGGATTGaaggttaatgtatttttttttgttttgggtagctttgggtttacttcctctttaagactTGATCGCCGCGGTTAATGGgggcgcagagcctcccgggatacctatgtcacaatCCTGGgagactctggctgctccttgtgcgcatgccgtgttctcgggcatgggcagaaggggcattcTTCCACCAAAGAGAAAGAGATGCCAATcgcacgcatgtgcagtgagatcggcgctctctttttttcctcttcataGTGGCTACATCACCCGTTCTTTCACAtgcgcagtgccagatcaggtgccatgccaagaagacagaagaggaggcagaagatggcggcgcccagcacttcctccacaccgggacgaagaggaatcccgGAATGAtgcaggaaggaccagcgccatcgaggaaTCTGTGGTAATAAAGGTAagggtaatattttttatttttagtttagttcggCTTTATTCACAGTTTTACAGTATTAGCATTTTCCCTTTAAAGCTTCAATCCCATGTAAGCCTACACATGACAACAGACCATACTATCATCCTATGACCCCACACATGTATCTAAACAGAATGGCGATTGAAGCATTACCTTGCGGTTTATGTTATGCACATATGGACAGGTATTACAGGCGAACCGGTAACATTTCTGCCCCTCTTCCACGATAAGAACATTTCCACACGTCGGACAGAACAACAGCATGTTTAGAGAACCAGGAAGACATTACAATCACTTCCGCCCTCATGAAGCAAAACGTGACGCAGTTCCGCCAGTAGGTGTCAACGTGACATCACTTCCGACGACTTGTGATTTGTTGGTCGGGAGCGgaagtagtattagtagtatgaTTGTTAGAGAGTGCTGTACAGTAGGTGAGTGGAAGAGACACAGGGCAGagtattgtttatattataaatgGAGGCCGAGGAGCGCTATATTGTGTTATTATGCATGAGGGACAGGGGCTGCAGTATACATGTGTTCTATAAGGAATAGCAATGGGTTTAGTGTGAAACATACAACAGGGACAGCTTAAGTTGCCTTTAAATACTAAAGAgttttacaaattactttttgtgattccattgcagaaaaaaaggaataccTTTATGCGGCTGCACATTGTAATGCTTTGCATTGGCCGGGCACAACACCTGCGCCgctgcttaaagaggaactaaactcaaaaatgcctaaaacataaaaaaaaaaaaaaaattacacctaccttcaatcccgcagcgcagtcgatcggtccggaggtctcttccaatGGGTCTCGCAACGTCTCGGTATCCGTTGCTGGGTGGCATCATCTCGCCTCTTCTTACGGGTTCTTCTTTTATTACCTGAACcgggcgcgagatcaggtgacgcaggtaggaaaaaaaacttgcggatctcactgcgcCAGATAGGCAAATTTtg
The Pyxicephalus adspersus chromosome 7, UCB_Pads_2.0, whole genome shotgun sequence genome window above contains:
- the POLR3K gene encoding DNA-directed RNA polymerase III subunit RPC10; this translates as MLLFCPTCGNVLIVEEGQKCYRFACNTCPYVHNINRKVTSRKYPKLKEVDDVLGGSAAWENVDSTAETCPKCEHPRAYFMQLQTRSADEPMTTFYKCCNSQCGHRWRD